From Methanofastidiosum sp.:
AGAGCCAATCAAAAAAGATATTGATTCTCTTGAAGTGTTGATAAAAAAGTTTGGCTGCACTCCCAATGCATCAATTGAAGAGATTAAAAAGAGGAAAAAAGTACTGAACATGATGTACCACCCAGATTTCAATGTAAATAAGCCTGATCAAGTCAAGAAAGAAATGGAAGATATGTTAAAAGAAATAAATGAAATCTATCAGAAAATCTTGATCAAAAAAGGAGAAAAATAACCCAACTTAATAATTTTACTAATGTTATAACCCGTTGTAATATAACCTAAAATTAGTAAATTTCTCTTATATTAAAAGCGTTATATTGGATAAACTTTCCCTATTTTCCCTAATTTTTTCCATATCCTTAAATATATGGAAAAGTCTCACTTAATCGAGAATAGGATGAGAATTACATGCCTGGTGTCGAAGTTGATTTAAATACAGTGGGGGGCAACTTATTATTATTTATTTTTTCTCTTATTCCCCTACTTGAGGGATTGATATGTATTTGGG
This genomic window contains:
- a CDS encoding DnaJ domain-containing protein; this translates as EPIKKDIDSLEVLIKKFGCTPNASIEEIKKRKKVLNMMYHPDFNVNKPDQVKKEMEDMLKEINEIYQKILIKKGEK